From Verrucomicrobiales bacterium:
ACCGATGTCGTCCGGCGAATCGAGTTCCAGGATTGGGTGCCGTTGGGCATGGCGGAGCGCACAATTGAGCTGAGCTATCGCGCTCCAGATGCCGATCGGCTGACCTGGGCCCGGCGGCTGGCGAAGACGTTCGAAGGACGTTTGCCGAGCACGCTGCCCGAGGTCTATTCCTTGGAAGCACTGGCGCTGCATGAGCGGCCCCGGACCGAGTTGAAGCTTCAGGCCCTGCGCATCGGGGATCTCGGAATTACCGCTCTGCCAAACGAGGTCTTCGCCCTCACGGGATTGAAACTGAAGGCCCAGAGCCCGTTTCGACAGACGTTCAACATCGAGCTAGCCAACGGGGCGGAGGGGTATATTCCGCCCCCTGAACAGCATCGACTGGGGGGATACACCACCTGGCCCGCGCGGACCGCGGGCTTGGAGGAACGCGCGGAACCGCGGATTGTGGAAACCTTGCTGTCACTCCTCGAGGACCTGTCGGGTTCGCGGCGAATTCCCATGACCAATAGTCACGGTGCTTACGCTCGGGCGGTTCTCGCCTCCCAACCAGCGGCGTATTGGCGGCTGGAGGAAGGAGTGATCCCGACGGCATACGATGCGAGTGAGCATCGGCGCAACGCCACCTTCGAGGATGGGATCGCCCTCTTCCTGCCAGGTGCCAGCGCGACAGTTGGTTTTCACCCGGCACGTCTCGAAACCACCAATGCCTTCAGCGGCCCGGTCATCAACCGAGCCGTGCACTTTGCGGGGGGGCGACTGCGCGCCGGAGCCCCGCGCACACGCGGAGCCTACACCGCCGAGTTCTGGGTCTGGAATGGCTTGCCTACTTCGGTCCGGGACACGACTGGTTACCTTTTTTCCCGAGGCGACGATGGGGTCTATGGCGCACCGGGGGAACATCTCTCGATCGGGGGGACGCGAACCGTCCCTGGACGTTTGGTGTTTTCGAACGGGGGAAGCGACCGGAGTCAGTCGTTGGTTGGAAAGCGAGATCTGCCTTGGCGTACCTGGCATCACGTGGTGCTGGTGAGGGACGGTAAACGCGTCGCAGCATATGTTAACGGCGAGACCGATCCCGATCTCGCAGGGGAACTGGAACCTGGGCGCGAGACCCCAACCGAGGAGCTCTTCTTCGGGGGACGGTCTGACGGTGCTTTCGGCCTGGAAGGGAAGCTCGACGAGGTGGCGTGGTATGATCGAGCGCTTGCTCCCGGCGAGATCGAGGCACACTTCAACGCCTCCACCTTAGTTAAGCCGTCCCGAGCCGCTGCGCTCACCCCGGCCGCTCCCGTCCCCGTTGGGACCGGCATCCAAGCCTTGAGGCCTATCGCTCGATGGCTCGCTTCAGTCTCGGAGGGACAAACCTTGCTCGGTGGCCCCAGACAGCCGGTCGCGATAGCGGAGGCCGGAGTGGCAGTGCCGGCGGCGGATGCTGTAGCGGCGCGCTTCTCGGGCGGGAGAATTGCGGCCAGAGTGCCAGGCCTGGGGGCTAATTACAGCGCCGCGTTTTGGTTTTACAATGAGCTGCCAACCACTGTCCGACCGGTGACTGGCTACCTCTTCTCACGAGGTGAGGATGGGGCTGACGGGGCCCCGGGAGATCACCTTGGCATCGGTGGCAGTCATAGCAACGCCGGTGTCTTGATTTGGTTTAACGGCAATCAGCGTGACGAGATTCGCGCTGGTCGAACGCAGTTGGTGCCGCTGACTTGGCATCACGTCGTCCTGGTCCGAGAAGGCCGCCGAGTGCGGGTGCATCTCGATGGGGCGTCGAAGCCCGAGATAGACGCCGAGCTCGAGCCGACATTCCCGCCCGCTAATCCCCAGGTTTTCTGGGGAGGCAGGAACGATGGCTTCGCCAGTCTCAACGGCCGACTGACCGATATCGCCCTTTTCGATCGGGCCCTTTCGGCAGAGGAGATCGCATCGATTCTCCCTTTAGCTTCACTGGAGAAGCGAGGCCAGGCCTCGGCCGCTTCCAGTTCAACGGTTGCGAACGAGCCGCTTTCCCCTGCCGCCTCCCTCGCCAAGATCCATGTTCCGGAGGGATTCCGGGTCGATTTAGTGGCGTCGGAACCGCTGGTGGAATCGCCGGTGGCGATCGACTGGGATGAGCGTGGAAGGCTGTGGGTGGTGGAGATGGTGGATTATCCCCTGGGACTCGATGGCCAAGGGAAAGCTGGGGGACGCATTCGAATCTTGGAGGATGTTGACAGGGACGGCCGCTATGACAAGAGCACTCTTTTCGCCGAGGGACTCTCCTTTCCAACCGGGCTGCTGTGTTGGCGAGATGGGGTTTTGGTAACGGCCGCGCCGGAGATCTTATTCCTGAAGGATGGTGATGGCGACGGCAAGGCAGAGGTTCGCGAAGTCCGCTTCAGTGGATTTTTTGAGGGAAATCAACAGCTCCGAGTTAACGGTTTGCGCTGGGGATTGGACAATTGGGTTTATTGTGCCAGCGGCGCTCACCATGGCGGCTATGGCACGGCTACGAAAATCAGGTCCCATCTCAACGGTCAGGATTACGCCATCGGAAGCCGCGACTTTCGCTTCAACCCGGACACGGGAGAGTTGGATGCTCAGAGCGGCCCGTCACAATTTGGACGGAATCCAGACAACTGGGGCAACTGGTTTGGTGTGCAGAACTCCTGGCCCCTGTGGCACTACGTACTGGCGGATCAATACCTGCGACGCAACCCGTACGTGGCCGCGCCCAATCCGGTTCACCAAGTCGTCACGCCGAACAATCCCAAGGTCTTCCCGGCCAGCGCGCGGGAGAAGCGGTTTCACAGCTTCGGCGAGTCAGGGCATTTCACCTCGGCGTGCGCCGCCATGATCTATCGCGATGACCTTTTGTCTGGCACCGGCGAACTGAGGCATGCGTTCACCTGTGAGCCGTTCCACAATCTGGTTCAGCATAACCTCGTTCACGAGGATGGCGTCACCTTCAAGGGCACGCGGGCTGAAGTCGGTTCGGCGATGGATTTTTTTGCGAGTGAAGATCGGTGGTGTCGGCCGGTGATGACCCGTACCGGGCCCGATGGTGCGTTGTGGGTGGTCGACATGTATCGCTACATGATCGAGCACCCCGAGTGGCTGCCACCGGAAGGAAAGGCCGAGCTTCTGCCGCACTACCGACGCGGCGAGGATCGTGGGCGGATCTATCGGGTGCTTCCCCGGCTTGGCACTCCGCGGCCGGTGCCGGCCTTGGCTTCCGCGACCTCAGATCAGCTGGTGGAGACTCTGGAGTCGCCCAACGGCTGGCAAAGGGACAAGGCTCAGATGCTGCTTCTCTGGCGTCAGGATCTCAAGGTTGTGCCCTTGCTCGAAAAACTGGCGCGTGAGAGTTCGGCTCCGCTGGGACGGCTGCATGCCCTATGTACGATGGATGGACTCGGCTCGCTGCCGGTCGAACTTTTGACGGCCGCCTTTCGCGATCCTCATCCGGGCGTTCGAATCCACGCCCTGCGCTTATCGGAGACGCGTTTGACACCGGAGATTCTTTCCGAGGCAGTGCGTTTAGCGTCCGACTCGGAGCCTAAAGTTGTGTTGCAACTCGCCTTGACGCTGGGGCAGTGGAGGGATCCGAGAGCGGGTGCGACCTTGGCGAGGATCGCGGTATCGCATGGTACCGATCGTTTTATACAGGCCGCAGTTTTGAGCTCTTCGCGTCTTCATGTCCTCCCTTTGATCGATGGGATTCTTTCGGCTGACGGAGGGACCCGGGCTGGCTGGGTGGATCCGCTTCTCAATCTCGCCTTGGCTACCGAACAACGCGAGCCTTTGGCGCGCTTGTTGAGCCGCCTCTTGACTGGCTCGGGAGAAACGCCGGATTGCGCGCAGATGGACCAGATGGGACGATTTCTGGACGGGTTGAGCCGTCGAAAAAGCTCCTGGTCGGCACTGAGGTTGGGTGAGGCCACGGGGACTGATGCCCTCAACCAACAACTCGACCGGTTGCCCTCGTTCTTAGCATCCGTCGAGCGCTTAAGCCGTGACTCCGGGGCCGCAGCGGCCACGCGGCTTTCGGCCGGCGCCTTGTTGGTTCGAGAGGAGAGGTATCGGGGCGACGCGCTCCGATTGCTGGCTGAGCTGCTGAACCCGCGAGTTCCCGGCGAGCTGCAGCAAGGGGTCGTCAAGGCGATGGGACGAAGTGCCGATCGGGCCGTCCCGGAGATTATAGGGCGGGCCTGGCCCGTGCTCCTTCCGGAGATCCGACGCAAGGCGTTGGATGAGCTGCTCGGTCGCGAGGCTTGGTGCCTGGAGTTGCTCCGTCTGGCCGAGAACGGAACGATTCCCCGGACCTCGCTGGATGCAGCGAGCGCGGGGCGCTTGCTGCGTCATGCCTCGCCACAAGTCAAGGAGGCGGCGGGCCGAATTTTGAGCGAGCCGGTTGGAGGAAGTCGTGTCGGTGCGGTAGACGCGTTGCGTCCGGCGTTGTCAATCGAGGGAGACGCAGGGCGGGGGGCGGTTGTGTTCTCGAGATTGTGTGCTTCCTGCCATCGGCTCGGGACTCAAGGCAGCGACCTCGGTCCCAACCTCCAGTCGGTCGCCAATCATCCCCCCGAGAAGCTTCTCGTTTCAATTGTCGATCCTAACGCCAGCATCGAGCCCGGGTTTACGGCGTACACCGCAACGATGTCCGACGGGGAGGAACTCTACGGGTTGATTGCGGCCGAAACGGGCAATAGCCTGGTCTTCAAGTTGGCTGATGGAAAAACGCGTCCCGTGCTCCGCTCGGACATTGCGACGTTGAGCAGTGGCAATCTCTCGCTCATGCCCGAGGGCTTAGAGGTAGGGCTAAAGCTGCAGGAGGTTGCCGATTTGATTCGTTTCATCCGCAGCTCGGGGAATCTCTAGGGCGCAAACACCACCGTCGCGATGGCACCGCTGTCGTGAGGTGCGGAAGCCTTGGGGGCGGGGACATCTTGCCCACGGACCACGCGGACCACACGGATCCGAGGAGAAACCGCACAGGCCGAGCCGACTGAAGTTACGGTTCTGCTGAATTCCCTCCGACTCCGTGTGTTCTGTGTGTTCCGTGGGCAAAAGTCTTCCTTGGAGGTTGTCTCGGCCTTCCTTCCGAGCCTTCCAGGCGCCGAGGTAACGAGGCTTGGTCGTAGAGAGGCCGTCGGACTTAGCTTTGCAGAATCTCGCTCACAACGTTGCCATGAACGTCGGTGAGACGGAAGTCCCGACCTTGGAATCGATAAGTGAGGCGTTCGTGGTCAATGCCCAGTTGGTGCAACACCGTCGCTTGCAGATCGTGCACGTGCACCGGATCCCGGATCACGTTCATCGCCAGGTCGTCGGTCTCCCCGTAGGTGAAACCAGGCTTCACGCCGCCTCCCGCCATCCAGACGGTAAAAGCATACGGATGGTGGTCGCGTCCCCAGCGTTTGCGGTCCTTGATGTCTCCTTGAATAAACGGCGTCCGGCCGAATTCGCCCCCCCAGATCACGAGAGTGTCGTCGAGCAAGCCGCGCTGTTTGAGGTCGGTGATGAGGCCGGCGGAGGGCTGGTCGGTATCCTTGCACTGGGTGTACAGCTCGGTGGTGATGCTGTTATGCTGATCCCATCCGGCGTGCATAACCTGCACGAAACGCACATCCCTTTCGATCAGCCGGCGTGCCATGAGGCAGTTGTAGGCAAAAGTGCCCGGCTCCCGTACTGAGGGACCGTAGAGGTCCAGGACCGCAGCCGGTTCCTTCGACAGATCGGTGAGCTCCGGCACGCTGGCTTGCATCTTGAACGCCATTTCGTACTGGGCGATGCGGGTGGCAATCTCCGGATCGCCGAATTGCTGCAACTTGATCTGGTTGATCGCCGCCAGGTCGTCGAGCATTCCGCGGCGAAGCTCTCGGCTGACGCCATCGGGGTTGTTGAGGTAGAGCACCGGGTCGGTACTGCCGCGGAATTTAACGCCCTGGAAGCGGGAAGGCAGAAAACCGGAACCCCAATAAAAGTCATAGAATATCTGGCCGCAGGAGGTGCCCTTGCTGACGGAGGTCATGACCACGAATGAGGGGAGATTATCCACTTCGGACCCCAAGCCATAGGTAAGCCAGGCGCCCATGGTGGGACGACCTGGAATCTGGGCTCCGCTCAACAGCAAAGAAATGGCCGGCGCATGGTTGACGGCATCGGTGTGCATGCTCTTGATGAAGCACAGGTCGTCCACCACGCGAGCGGTGTGCGGCATGAAGGCGCTGACCCAGGCTCCGGATTGCCCGTGTTGGCGGAACGGTTCCACGGGAGCGAGGATCAGTTTCCCATCGGCTTTGCCGGTCATGGTGCTGAAGCGCTTGCCTCCAATGTAGCCATCGGGCACTGGATTGCCGTGAAGCTCGGTCAACCGTGGTTTGTAATCGAACAACTCCACGTGCGTGGGGGCTCCGTTTTGGAAGAGATAGATGACTCGCTTGGCTCGGGGGGGCAGGTGAGGGAACCCGGGAAGGCCCTTGCCGGTCGACGCTTTATCTGTTGCTCCGAGACCGTCGCGCGTCAACAGCGAGGCAAGAGCCGCCACCCCGATGCCTGAGGCGCTGCGACCGAAGAATTCTCGGCGAGTGTTGAGAAGCTGATGTTCGCTGAAAGGGTTCATCGCGCTATTCCTTGGTGAGGGCCTCGTCGAGATTCAGCAGAGTGCTGCAGACCAAAGTCCAGGTAGCGTGGTCGACGGCCGGCAGGCTGAGGTCACGTTTGGACTCGCCAAGGGACAGCAGCCGTTCCGCAGCCGTGGGGTCACGTGGCAGCTCGGTTTGGTGTCGCGTGACCGCCTTCAGTAGAATGTCCGCCTCGGCGTTCGTGGGGACGCGTCCCAGGATGCGGCGAAAAGCGGCCTGAATTCGCCGGGTGGGATCCGGGCCGGATTCCTTGATGATTCGTTCTGCAAGAGCACGAGCGGCCTCCACGAAGGTCACGTCATTGAGTGTGGTGAGCGCTTGCAGCGGCGTGTTGGTGCGTGGCTGTTTGACGGTGCACACCTGGCGGGAGGCGGTATCGAAAAACAGGGTGGGCGCGACGATTCGCCGC
This genomic window contains:
- a CDS encoding HEAT repeat domain-containing protein; protein product: MQHPKVSQRDLFRSGFLGRLSWLPVCLLIAVALAGGSAWAQGKKVFRAGTHIVDITPTRFPVLVNAMFTERTATNVADRLHVRSLALDDGTTRVVMAVIDTCMVARDLMDRAKEQASQVTGIPVEKMLVSATHTHSAPSAMGCLGSRMDTNYARFLEPLIAEAIIGAARNLTPARIGWGSVDDWDHTFNRRWIRRPDRLLTDPFGQKSVRAHMHPGHQSPDAVGPSGPVDPGLSVVALQTLDGKYLALLGNYSQHYYGSPLISSDYYGRFCKYMAEFLGGQAPGVGAGFLALMSQGTSGDLMWMDYAAPARDIGYDAYAREMATLATDVVRRIEFQDWVPLGMAERTIELSYRAPDADRLTWARRLAKTFEGRLPSTLPEVYSLEALALHERPRTELKLQALRIGDLGITALPNEVFALTGLKLKAQSPFRQTFNIELANGAEGYIPPPEQHRLGGYTTWPARTAGLEERAEPRIVETLLSLLEDLSGSRRIPMTNSHGAYARAVLASQPAAYWRLEEGVIPTAYDASEHRRNATFEDGIALFLPGASATVGFHPARLETTNAFSGPVINRAVHFAGGRLRAGAPRTRGAYTAEFWVWNGLPTSVRDTTGYLFSRGDDGVYGAPGEHLSIGGTRTVPGRLVFSNGGSDRSQSLVGKRDLPWRTWHHVVLVRDGKRVAAYVNGETDPDLAGELEPGRETPTEELFFGGRSDGAFGLEGKLDEVAWYDRALAPGEIEAHFNASTLVKPSRAAALTPAAPVPVGTGIQALRPIARWLASVSEGQTLLGGPRQPVAIAEAGVAVPAADAVAARFSGGRIAARVPGLGANYSAAFWFYNELPTTVRPVTGYLFSRGEDGADGAPGDHLGIGGSHSNAGVLIWFNGNQRDEIRAGRTQLVPLTWHHVVLVREGRRVRVHLDGASKPEIDAELEPTFPPANPQVFWGGRNDGFASLNGRLTDIALFDRALSAEEIASILPLASLEKRGQASAASSSTVANEPLSPAASLAKIHVPEGFRVDLVASEPLVESPVAIDWDERGRLWVVEMVDYPLGLDGQGKAGGRIRILEDVDRDGRYDKSTLFAEGLSFPTGLLCWRDGVLVTAAPEILFLKDGDGDGKAEVREVRFSGFFEGNQQLRVNGLRWGLDNWVYCASGAHHGGYGTATKIRSHLNGQDYAIGSRDFRFNPDTGELDAQSGPSQFGRNPDNWGNWFGVQNSWPLWHYVLADQYLRRNPYVAAPNPVHQVVTPNNPKVFPASAREKRFHSFGESGHFTSACAAMIYRDDLLSGTGELRHAFTCEPFHNLVQHNLVHEDGVTFKGTRAEVGSAMDFFASEDRWCRPVMTRTGPDGALWVVDMYRYMIEHPEWLPPEGKAELLPHYRRGEDRGRIYRVLPRLGTPRPVPALASATSDQLVETLESPNGWQRDKAQMLLLWRQDLKVVPLLEKLARESSAPLGRLHALCTMDGLGSLPVELLTAAFRDPHPGVRIHALRLSETRLTPEILSEAVRLASDSEPKVVLQLALTLGQWRDPRAGATLARIAVSHGTDRFIQAAVLSSSRLHVLPLIDGILSADGGTRAGWVDPLLNLALATEQREPLARLLSRLLTGSGETPDCAQMDQMGRFLDGLSRRKSSWSALRLGEATGTDALNQQLDRLPSFLASVERLSRDSGAAAATRLSAGALLVREERYRGDALRLLAELLNPRVPGELQQGVVKAMGRSADRAVPEIIGRAWPVLLPEIRRKALDELLGREAWCLELLRLAENGTIPRTSLDAASAGRLLRHASPQVKEAAGRILSEPVGGSRVGAVDALRPALSIEGDAGRGAVVFSRLCASCHRLGTQGSDLGPNLQSVANHPPEKLLVSIVDPNASIEPGFTAYTATMSDGEELYGLIAAETGNSLVFKLADGKTRPVLRSDIATLSSGNLSLMPEGLEVGLKLQEVADLIRFIRSSGNL
- a CDS encoding DUF1501 domain-containing protein, whose protein sequence is MNPFSEHQLLNTRREFFGRSASGIGVAALASLLTRDGLGATDKASTGKGLPGFPHLPPRAKRVIYLFQNGAPTHVELFDYKPRLTELHGNPVPDGYIGGKRFSTMTGKADGKLILAPVEPFRQHGQSGAWVSAFMPHTARVVDDLCFIKSMHTDAVNHAPAISLLLSGAQIPGRPTMGAWLTYGLGSEVDNLPSFVVMTSVSKGTSCGQIFYDFYWGSGFLPSRFQGVKFRGSTDPVLYLNNPDGVSRELRRGMLDDLAAINQIKLQQFGDPEIATRIAQYEMAFKMQASVPELTDLSKEPAAVLDLYGPSVREPGTFAYNCLMARRLIERDVRFVQVMHAGWDQHNSITTELYTQCKDTDQPSAGLITDLKQRGLLDDTLVIWGGEFGRTPFIQGDIKDRKRWGRDHHPYAFTVWMAGGGVKPGFTYGETDDLAMNVIRDPVHVHDLQATVLHQLGIDHERLTYRFQGRDFRLTDVHGNVVSEILQS